One Helicobacter pylori genomic window, AAAGCATTTAAATCCTTAATCTTTTATGATTTGAACGGGATAACCTTTAAAAGGTTTTAAGGGCTTGTTTTTCAAAATAATCCTGCGAATTTAAAGGATCGTTAGGGTTTGAAACTTTAGTGTAACGGCCTTTAGAATTTAACTCGTAGCGTTTTAAGGTGTCTTTGAGTTGGATTTCTAAAATGTGCAACAATTTATGAGCGATCTTTGGGTTTGTGGCTGGGATGAGCAATTCCACGCGCCTTTCTAAATTTCTGGGCATTAAATCCGCGCTAGAAAAATAAATATTTTCATGTTTAAAATAATAAATGCGCGCATGTTCTAAATATTTCCCCACGATAGAATACACCCTGATATTTTCGCTCAAGCCCTTGACTTGGGGTTTTAAACAGCAAATCCCTCTAATAATGAGATCAATTTTAACCCCTTTTTGAGAGGCTTGATAGAGCCATTCAATGATTTCGCTATCCACTAGGGCGTTGGCTTTTAAAATGATATAGCCTTCTTGTTGGTGATTCATTTCATTTTGAATGAGTTCAACGATTTTAGGCTTGATCTGTTTGGGCGCCATAAAAAGCGTTTCTAATGTGTTGCTAGTGGCGCTGCTCGTAAGCAAGGAATGGAAAAGCTTGATAATGTCGTTAGCGATTTCATTTTTAGCGCTAAAAAAACTCACATCAGTATAGATTTTAGCGCTCAAAGGGTTGTAATTGCCCGTGCTTAAATGGGTGAAATGGCGTAATTGGTTGTCTGTTTTTTTAGTGATCAATAGCATTTTAGCATGCACTTTGAGTTTGAAAACACCATAAACGACTAACGCGCCCGCCCTTTCTAAAGCTTTTGCCCAGTGCAGATTGCTTTCTTCATCAAAGCGCGCTTTTAATTCCACTAAAACGCTCACTTGAATCTTGCTCGCCGCTTCAATCAAGGCTTTGACAATGGGGGAATGCTTGCCCACACGATAAAGCGTCATTTTGATAGAAAGGGTGGTCGGATCGCTAGCGGCTTGCTCTATGAGATCAATCACAGGCTCAAAACTTTCATAAGGATGAAACAGCAACAGATCTTGTTTTTCTATGGATTTGAAGAGATCGTTTTCATTGAAATGAGGGTGGATTTTGGGCGTGAAATTGGGCGATTTGAGCGCTTTAAAATCGCTATGATTGACTAATTCCCACAAATCCCCTAAATTGAGCATGATCGTGCTTTTATAGATATGCATGCCGGTGAGTTTGTGCTTTTTGTAAGAGTGGGTTTGAAAACTCCTTAAAGACGCTAAAAGGGTTTTTAAAAGCTCTTGACTCCCTTTTTGGGTTTGCAAGCGCACGATTTCGCCTTGATTGCGTTTCCTCAAACTCTTACTCATCAAATCCGCATAATCATGCGCTTCATCTTCAGTGATAGCAAGATCCGCATCGCAAGTTACCCTAAACGCCATGCAATCTAAAATCTCATGCTCTAAAAACAATTCTTCTAAATGCGCTTCTACGATTTCTTCAGCCAGCACAAACAAGCCTTTTTCTAGCTCCACAAAACGGAAGATAAAAGAGGGGAGTTTGATGAGCGCATAGGAGATGGTTTGGGTTTCTTTGTCTTTGATGTGGGCAAAAAGCGCAAAAGTCAAATTCGCTAAAGGCGGGAAAGTGTGCGAAGAATCCAACTTAAAAGGCAAGACTAACGCATAAAGCTGCTCTTTAAAATAGGTTTTAGCCTTCGCTTTTTGCTCTAAATTCAATTCATTATAGGGGGTGATACAAAGCCCTTTTTTAAAGAGTAGGGCTTGGATTTTTTGAAATTCCAACTCCCTTTCTTCAATTTCATGCGCTAAATAATGCTTGATTTTTTCTAGTTGCTCTTCAGGGCTTGCGCCATCAATGCCTTTAGAGGCGATTTTATGTTCATAGAGTTGTTTAAGCCCTGCCACTCTTATCATGTAAAATTCGTCTAAATTCGTGTCATAAATGGCTAAAAACTTCAAGCGCTCTAATAAAGGCAAGCTCTCATCTTTGGCTTCGTTCAAAACCCTTGTGTTAAAAGCTAACCATGAAAGCTCTCGGTTGAAGAAACGATTCAATAGAAATCCTTTAAATCATTTTAAATCATCATGTTTAAAAATCAGTTTGTTTGGTGTGATTATATAATGAAATGATAATCATTGAAGCTTTTTTAAAAAGTCATGGTCGGAGTAGCGGGATTCAAACCCACGACCTCACCCACCCCAAGGGTGCGCGCTAATCAGGCTGCGCCATACTCCGCAATCAAAAAGGACTATTCTAATATAAGTTTTCTTAGTTATTGCTTATTTTTGGTTTTTATTTGTTGTAGGTTAGACACAAAAACCTAAAAAATGCTCAAAGGCATTTTTTAAAATAAAAATATAAAAGAGCTTGACGCTAGTCAAGTGATAGCTTATTGAAAAAGCGGTCTTGGGGGTTAGGGGGTTTATTAAGGGGGTTAAGGGGGTATTATCGCAAAATACCCCCTATCCCCTTAAGGAAATGAGTTTTACTATAAGATTTTTTATTTAGGTTTGACTTGCTGTTTTAAGAGTAGGGGGAGTAGAAAATCTCTGAGCGCGGTTAGGGTTTGGGTTGATTGATTGTTTTTAATAATAGCTGTTATGATATTTTTTGCGATTTTTTCGTATTTTTGTAATAGATTAATAGGTGGTATGGGGAGCATTAAAGAATAAATATGATTTTCATTTAGTGATGATCTTGTAGACGCCATGCAAGCATTAGAAAGATATTTTTTTATAGGTTTTGAATTTAGATAACTGCGTATATATTCCTGCATGGATTGATTTAATACGCTAATTTTACTTAAGGCAACATTATAAGCCCCTTGAAGTCCAAAACGCACGGATCCAGCTTCTCCGTATTTGTCCATCATAATATCATATTGATAACAAATCTTGTTATTTTTTGATATAGGAATATATGTAATATAATCATTAGAGCTATAATCTCTGTTTTGTATGAAACGAATGTAACCATCTTTATGCTCGTATATATGACAACTTTTGGGTGGCTGACTTCCGGAAATCCAAGTTATTAATTCCCCTAGCGTTTTAACTTCAAAATCGTTGGGGATAAGGCGGTTTAATTCTTTAGAGAATTTCATTTTCCCGCCGCTAGTTTGATAGGGTTTGTTGTTTTCATCTAAAAAATCAAAACGGACGAAGTATTGCTCATAAAGAAGCTCTAGGATTTTGTGTAAAAGCTCATTGATTTTGTGGTTGTTTTCTATTTTTTGATCTAAGACAGAAAGCGTGCGGGCGATTTTTTGTTGTTCGTAATAAGTAGGGGGTATCTTAACTTCAAACAGACTTAAAGTAGCCCCTGAAACTTCTTTAAAAGTAGTTCCTCCTCCTATGTTAGAGATGTTATCCTTATGGTATTTGAGTAAGTAGTATAAAAATTCAAAATAAATTTTTTTGTTAGGGATAATGCTTTTAAAACCTTGATTGGTGCATAGCCTTTTTTCAGCAATAGCCACATAACCTATGGGAGCTCTTGAAGAAAATAAAATGGCATGTTTTGGGAGCAACACACAAGAGCATGATTTAAATCCTAAGCGTGAAATGCTGCGGCTGCCTTTTTTAATGTAACGCCCTTGTAAAGTGGATAAATCTTTAGGGGTGATCCAAGCAATTTTATTGCCATAGTTTTTGGGGTTATTGGTAGATGGGGTAGCACCACCGACTATTTTCCCTAAATCTTTTAAACAAAATGTTTGCCACTCACTCAAACCTAACCCCTTTTAAAGTTTCTAAAATTTCTTGTTGCAAATTTTGGCTTTCATCAAAAAGGCTTGTCAGTTCGCTTGAATATTGTTGCATCAAGTGTTCAAACTCCGCTTGGCTGATTGTTTCGCTCGTGTCTTCTATAATGAAATACTGCCCGGGGTTTAGAGAATAATTTTTTTCTGTAATTTCATCAAAAGAAACCAGAGCGCAAAAATCCGATTTTTTAGTTTTATTTTGAAAGGTTTCTAAAATCAAATCCATATCGCTTGGTCTTAAGCGCGTTTTTTTGTTTTTGTTTTCGGTGTATTCTTCGCCGAGTTTGGAAGCGTCAATCAAGATCACTTCCTTTGCGCTTGGCGTTTTTTGAAAAAAGATGATGCTCACGTTAGTGCCGGTGTTGGCAAAAACCTGACTGGGCATGCAAACTACCCCATAAACGAGCCTTTCATCCACTAAATGCCGGACAATCTTATTTTCTATTCCGCTTTTAGCGCTGATGAATCCGGTTGGCACGATAATAGCCCCCTTACCCTTATTACTAAGCATGTTCAAGCAATGCTGGAAAAAGAGCGTGTAAATGGGCATTTTGCTTTTATCGTTTTTAGGGATATTAGGCACGCCTAAGAAAAAATCGTTTTTGTTTTGC contains:
- a CDS encoding restriction endonuclease subunit S; this translates as MSEWQTFCLKDLGKIVGGATPSTNNPKNYGNKIAWITPKDLSTLQGRYIKKGSRSISRLGFKSCSCVLLPKHAILFSSRAPIGYVAIAEKRLCTNQGFKSIIPNKKIYFEFLYYLLKYHKDNISNIGGGTTFKEVSGATLSLFEVKIPPTYYEQQKIARTLSVLDQKIENNHKINELLHKILELLYEQYFVRFDFLDENNKPYQTSGGKMKFSKELNRLIPNDFEVKTLGELITWISGSQPPKSCHIYEHKDGYIRFIQNRDYSSNDYITYIPISKNNKICYQYDIMMDKYGEAGSVRFGLQGAYNVALSKISVLNQSMQEYIRSYLNSKPIKKYLSNACMASTRSSLNENHIYSLMLPIPPINLLQKYEKIAKNIITAIIKNNQSTQTLTALRDFLLPLLLKQQVKPK
- a CDS encoding RNA degradosome polyphosphate kinase, translated to MNRFFNRELSWLAFNTRVLNEAKDESLPLLERLKFLAIYDTNLDEFYMIRVAGLKQLYEHKIASKGIDGASPEEQLEKIKHYLAHEIEERELEFQKIQALLFKKGLCITPYNELNLEQKAKAKTYFKEQLYALVLPFKLDSSHTFPPLANLTFALFAHIKDKETQTISYALIKLPSFIFRFVELEKGLFVLAEEIVEAHLEELFLEHEILDCMAFRVTCDADLAITEDEAHDYADLMSKSLRKRNQGEIVRLQTQKGSQELLKTLLASLRSFQTHSYKKHKLTGMHIYKSTIMLNLGDLWELVNHSDFKALKSPNFTPKIHPHFNENDLFKSIEKQDLLLFHPYESFEPVIDLIEQAASDPTTLSIKMTLYRVGKHSPIVKALIEAASKIQVSVLVELKARFDEESNLHWAKALERAGALVVYGVFKLKVHAKMLLITKKTDNQLRHFTHLSTGNYNPLSAKIYTDVSFFSAKNEIANDIIKLFHSLLTSSATSNTLETLFMAPKQIKPKIVELIQNEMNHQQEGYIILKANALVDSEIIEWLYQASQKGVKIDLIIRGICCLKPQVKGLSENIRVYSIVGKYLEHARIYYFKHENIYFSSADLMPRNLERRVELLIPATNPKIAHKLLHILEIQLKDTLKRYELNSKGRYTKVSNPNDPLNSQDYFEKQALKTF